The following are encoded in a window of Arsenophonus apicola genomic DNA:
- a CDS encoding ProQ/FINO family protein has translation MTERQKLSLNRPRRASEETTPKSSPVYQKKIWVNSAPKKQVKKPKPQKPVKAVTQKRVEKPQPVVKVKIPKPPKPPKKRLPLAEAISQISLFWPALFPEHQLRPMTIGTQQAMWQEVKVKGLPLTKKRLRACLNSIGHHVDYRALIQLGASRYDKDGQVAGEVTQADVDDNLQRLARLNKPISTTP, from the coding sequence ATGACCGAACGGCAGAAATTAAGCCTCAATCGCCCTAGACGGGCTTCTGAAGAAACGACACCCAAATCCTCACCGGTTTACCAAAAAAAGATCTGGGTGAATTCTGCGCCCAAAAAACAGGTGAAAAAACCAAAACCCCAAAAGCCTGTTAAGGCAGTGACCCAAAAGCGAGTTGAAAAGCCTCAACCTGTTGTTAAGGTTAAAATCCCAAAACCACCGAAACCGCCTAAAAAACGGTTGCCGTTAGCAGAAGCAATTTCCCAAATTAGCCTCTTTTGGCCAGCCCTGTTTCCTGAACATCAGTTGAGACCGATGACAATCGGGACTCAACAAGCAATGTGGCAGGAAGTGAAGGTGAAGGGGTTACCGCTCACTAAAAAGCGCTTAAGAGCCTGTTTAAATAGCATTGGACACCACGTCGATTATCGCGCCCTTATTCAGTTGGGTGCTAGTCGTTATGACAAAGACGGACAGGTGGCAGGCGAGGTTACCCAGGCGGATGTTGACGATAATCTACAGCGTCTGGCCAGACTAAACAAACCTATTTCCACAACCCCTTAA
- a CDS encoding thermonuclease family protein: MTKKGYLLILLLIPSFGFANFSGRVVNVIDGDTIYVLMEGKLVKVRLIGIDAPELGQPFGRRSKQNLLHLSAKKQAEVMTEKQDRFGRWLGTLIIAGKNINAEQVKSGLAWAYRCHGRATDFRFLALEKKARQANIGLWSSKSPIEPWMWRKQKSDKKSD, translated from the coding sequence ATGACTAAAAAGGGTTATCTTCTCATTCTCTTGCTCATTCCTTCTTTTGGTTTTGCTAATTTTTCTGGACGTGTTGTTAATGTTATTGATGGTGATACTATTTACGTCCTCATGGAAGGAAAACTGGTCAAAGTGCGCCTCATTGGTATTGATGCCCCAGAGTTAGGTCAACCCTTTGGAAGGCGTTCAAAACAAAACCTGCTTCACCTGAGCGCGAAAAAGCAGGCTGAAGTGATGACAGAAAAACAGGATAGGTTTGGACGTTGGTTGGGCACCTTAATCATTGCAGGCAAAAACATCAATGCCGAACAGGTTAAATCCGGCTTGGCGTGGGCATATCGGTGCCATGGACGGGCGACTGATTTCCGGTTTTTGGCTCTCGAGAAAAAGGCACGGCAAGCGAATATTGGGCTGTGGTCATCGAAAAGTCCCATCGAGCCATGGATGTGGCGCAAGCAGAAATCCGATAAAAAATCAGATTAA
- the mobC gene encoding MobC family replication-relaxation protein, giving the protein MLIHDVVKRKEATATKLFLLLNFLKEETYSDFTILRKVLGFSPNAHSPLYKVLNRAVNERLLIKHEIPNLKRKLTIWGITLQGLVKVVSPEDKTFPHYFEPSKLKYWSMEHRLLNQRVRVALEAKGGSQWLNGDRGEFNARYRGIKHRPDGVITLSNGAIIAIETERTMKTRARYINIINSHLAASDANHWHYAMYVLPDEKNKQAILKLFEGIKTVIRHNVPVPFDAKNREMFLFRTIEELEKNTGNHHD; this is encoded by the coding sequence ATGCTTATTCACGACGTTGTAAAAAGAAAAGAAGCGACGGCCACCAAACTGTTTTTGCTGCTTAATTTTCTAAAAGAAGAAACGTATTCTGACTTTACCATTTTGAGGAAAGTATTAGGTTTTAGTCCTAACGCTCACAGCCCTTTGTACAAAGTATTAAATCGCGCTGTTAATGAAAGGCTATTAATCAAACACGAAATCCCAAACTTAAAGCGAAAACTGACGATTTGGGGGATCACCCTGCAAGGTTTAGTCAAAGTGGTTTCACCTGAAGATAAAACCTTTCCTCATTATTTTGAACCGTCAAAATTGAAATACTGGTCAATGGAGCATCGCTTACTGAATCAACGGGTGAGAGTGGCGCTGGAAGCAAAAGGCGGCAGTCAATGGCTTAACGGCGATCGCGGTGAATTTAACGCGCGCTATCGGGGGATAAAACATCGACCCGATGGGGTTATCACCTTGAGTAATGGCGCCATCATCGCCATTGAAACGGAGCGAACCATGAAAACTCGAGCCCGTTATATCAATATTATTAATAGCCATCTTGCCGCCAGTGATGCTAATCACTGGCATTATGCGATGTATGTACTGCCGGATGAAAAAAACAAACAGGCTATCCTCAAACTGTTCGAGGGGATCAAAACTGTCATTCGCCATAACGTGCCCGTTCCTTTTGATGCTAAAAACAGAGAGATGTTTTTATTTCGGACCATTGAAGAGCTGGAAAAAAACACGGGAAATCACCATGACTAA
- a CDS encoding type IV secretory system conjugative DNA transfer family protein, with protein sequence MHSHLLQRLNGFADAFVVFLLFLQNNPFLLAIFAGLTLPFIFHLPREERKEAPFWLKAISSTSLFFLIFGTLSPLTIQGLSLFFKSLNQDSVFRFSLWGLTFMFTGAGLIFHLIIRRLLAGEIDSLKHKIIKKSQLERNTRTDVREVKEMLPVSVSYDPLTFIDLEKGIFIGLDKSNCPQYISIKEFQSQHADIIGTTGSGKGVSASVLIYQAILLNEAVFVEDPKNDEWAPHVLKAACEKAGKRFVLINLNDLSHQLDLLADISHEQLEELFNAGFSLAKKGEGADFYRIADRRAARNTAGIHKQGMTLQDLFNSDFVRSLQEDVPAFYGELEEIALVNSINAKKGFSLKTIFDEGGCCYIIGSMRNQKIISAQRMILTRLIQIAETRDRINSKPRPVTIFLDELKYHLSRPALEGLGAARDKGVHIIMAHQSIKDLYDCPADLDGEAVAGSVIENCKFMLVYRLRDPDTAEWVAKMTGSILVDDEIRKVKTDMTLTEKIDTDRTIRQAERYYIDCNMLLNLPPFVGFAFTQNDLAKATKLSHIPAKKTHINVLCYNNNTENPDTSQPKPVINL encoded by the coding sequence ATGCATTCTCATCTTCTCCAACGCCTAAACGGCTTTGCTGATGCCTTTGTTGTTTTTCTTTTGTTCTTGCAAAACAATCCCTTTCTGCTGGCGATTTTTGCCGGTCTCACACTTCCTTTTATTTTTCACTTGCCGCGCGAGGAAAGAAAAGAAGCCCCTTTTTGGTTAAAAGCCATTTCCTCAACTTCACTCTTTTTTTTAATCTTTGGCACGCTTTCCCCTTTAACCATCCAAGGCCTCAGTTTATTTTTTAAATCACTCAATCAAGATAGTGTATTTAGGTTTTCACTTTGGGGGTTAACATTTATGTTCACTGGCGCCGGCCTCATCTTTCATCTGATCATCCGGCGGCTCTTGGCGGGTGAAATTGATTCACTCAAACACAAAATTATCAAAAAAAGCCAACTAGAAAGAAATACCCGTACCGACGTCAGAGAAGTAAAAGAAATGTTACCGGTTAGTGTGTCTTACGATCCGCTCACTTTTATTGATTTGGAAAAAGGGATTTTCATCGGGTTAGATAAAAGCAATTGTCCTCAATATATCTCAATCAAGGAATTTCAATCACAGCACGCTGACATCATAGGAACCACAGGTTCCGGAAAAGGCGTGAGTGCATCAGTTTTAATTTATCAGGCGATTTTGTTAAATGAGGCTGTTTTTGTAGAAGATCCCAAAAATGACGAGTGGGCACCTCATGTTTTAAAAGCGGCCTGTGAAAAAGCGGGAAAACGCTTTGTATTGATTAATTTGAATGATTTAAGCCATCAACTTGATTTGCTCGCTGATATTTCGCATGAACAACTTGAAGAGTTATTCAACGCCGGCTTTAGTTTGGCAAAAAAAGGTGAGGGAGCAGACTTTTACCGTATTGCCGACCGACGGGCAGCAAGAAACACGGCGGGAATTCACAAACAGGGGATGACGTTGCAAGATCTGTTTAATAGTGATTTTGTCCGTTCCTTGCAAGAAGATGTGCCCGCTTTTTATGGTGAGCTTGAAGAAATCGCGCTGGTGAACTCAATTAATGCCAAAAAAGGGTTTTCTTTAAAAACAATTTTTGATGAAGGCGGATGTTGCTACATTATCGGCTCCATGCGCAATCAAAAAATTATCTCTGCGCAGCGAATGATTTTAACCCGCCTCATTCAGATTGCGGAAACTCGTGACAGAATAAATAGTAAACCCAGACCAGTCACCATATTTTTAGACGAACTGAAATATCACCTTTCCCGCCCTGCTTTGGAAGGACTTGGCGCCGCGCGGGATAAAGGTGTTCATATCATCATGGCGCATCAATCGATTAAAGATTTGTATGATTGCCCTGCTGATCTTGATGGTGAAGCCGTTGCAGGTTCGGTCATCGAAAACTGTAAATTCATGTTGGTTTACCGTCTGCGGGATCCGGATACCGCCGAGTGGGTAGCCAAAATGACAGGCTCAATTCTGGTTGACGATGAAATCCGAAAAGTCAAAACGGATATGACGTTAACAGAAAAAATTGATACCGATAGAACTATCCGTCAAGCAGAGCGATATTACATTGATTGCAATATGTTGCTTAATCTTCCCCCTTTCGTTGGTTTTGCCTTCACCCAAAACGACTTGGCGAAAGCAACAAAACTTTCACATATTCCAGCCAAGAAAACCCACATCAATGTGCTTTGTTATAACAATAACACGGAAAACCCCGACACCTCTCAGCCGAAACCTGTCATTAATTTATAA